Proteins encoded by one window of Lacipirellulaceae bacterium:
- a CDS encoding GlsB/YeaQ/YmgE family stress response membrane protein, whose product MFWLLGWMIFGLIVGALARFLKPGPDPMGLVATMFLGIAGSVVGGIAVSFLTGDGIGDSEPAGSIGATITAILLLFAARKYGGRS is encoded by the coding sequence ATGTTCTGGTTACTGGGATGGATGATCTTCGGCCTGATCGTCGGCGCGTTGGCTCGCTTCTTAAAGCCCGGCCCCGACCCAATGGGCCTCGTGGCAACCATGTTCCTGGGCATCGCCGGATCGGTTGTCGGCGGCATCGCGGTGAGCTTCCTCACCGGTGACGGCATCGGTGATTCTGAACCGGCCGGCTCTATCGGAGCTACGATCACGGCTATCCTGCTACTTTTCGCGGCTCGCAAATATGGCGGACGGAGCTAG
- a CDS encoding DinB family protein, producing MFSRESLVYAWDNGGRYAEALLEDVTDEQMVLRPGEPDNPHRMNHPAWILGHMSLYYPIVPALLAGEAFDDPADHDLFGFRGRGPQDDVSLYGTKESQLERLSTGHEQVAQALLTASEDQLNRRPSLPRWAEMYPTVEFMLPDLLLMHENIHIGQISIWRRAAGLPSVPFPDRTPRTGLVEARGG from the coding sequence ATGTTCTCTAGGGAATCGCTGGTTTACGCTTGGGACAATGGCGGTCGCTACGCCGAAGCGCTGCTTGAGGACGTGACTGACGAGCAGATGGTGCTCAGGCCCGGGGAACCTGATAATCCTCATCGTATGAACCACCCGGCTTGGATTCTCGGGCATATGTCGCTGTATTACCCGATCGTGCCGGCGCTGTTGGCTGGCGAGGCGTTCGACGATCCTGCGGATCACGATCTGTTCGGCTTTCGCGGGCGTGGGCCGCAGGATGATGTTTCGCTATATGGCACGAAGGAGTCGCAACTCGAACGGCTGAGTACTGGGCACGAGCAAGTCGCCCAGGCGTTGCTGACTGCGAGCGAAGATCAGTTGAATCGTCGTCCGAGCTTGCCCCGTTGGGCGGAGATGTATCCCACGGTCGAGTTTATGCTCCCCGACTTGCTGCTGATGCACGAGAACATTCACATCGGGCAAATCAGCATTTGGCGCCGGGCGGCAGGACTGCCGAGTGTGCCGTTTCCTGATCGCACGCCGCGTACTGGGTTGGTGGAAGCTCGTGGTGGTTGA